Within Desulfobacterales bacterium, the genomic segment GGCGCCGCCAATCTGGCAGCCGGGCTCCAGGACCCCTATCTTGCCCATTCACCGGTAATTGCCATAACCGGCCGGAAAAAACCCGCTGCCCAATACCGCAATGCCTATCAGGAACTTATCCATGGCCCAATGTATGATTATGTAACCAAATATAATGTGAATGTAGACGTAATCGAGCAGCTTCCATTAATCCTGTGCCAGGCATTCCGTGAAGCAACATCCGGCGTTCCAAGACCCGTCCACCTCGACCTGCTCGGTTTTTCGGGCGAAGTCATTGAAGCCGCACCGATCAGCGACGAACTTGTGGTGGAAAGCCGGTATGCCCGCTATCCTGTCTTTCGGCCGCAGCCTGAAGAAGCGCTGGTAAAAACAGCAGCCGGTCTTCTGCAAAAGGCGCTCCGGCCGGTTGTTGTTGCCGGCGGCGGCGCGGTTTCGTCGGGGGCAGGCCCTGAAATTCTCCAATTGGCCGAACGGCTTTCCATTCCGGTGGCCACGTCCAACGATGCCAAGGGGATTATCCCGGATAACCATCCGCTTTGTGTCGGCGTGGTGGGCTCCTATTCCTGCCTGAGCGCCAATCAGGTCGTCTCGGAAGCCGATCTGGTCTTTTTTATCGGCAGCGGCACCGGCGACCAGGTCACCCACAATTGGACGGTTCCCGGTCCACATATCCCTGTCATCCAGGTCGATATCAACCCGTCTGAGCTGGGCAGGAGCTACCGAAAAACGTTTGGCCTCTATGGCGACGCCAAGGCCACGGTAGCGCGCCTGTTGCCGTTTATCGAAAAACCGAAGGGCGATACGGAATGGAACTCACGGGTTCGACAGATTGTAAAAGACTGGAAGGACATGATCGAACCTTTAAGGAATTCAGATGATGCCCCCATACGTCCCGAGCGCCTCTGCAAAGAAATTACGGAAATTCTGCCGGCCAATGCCGTCCTGGTGGCTGACACGGGTTATTCGGCGGTATGGTCCAGCACCATGATTGCGCTCAGATATCCCGACCAACGTTACATTCGGGCCGCCGGTTCTCTTGGTTGGGCGTTTCCGGCTTCGCTGGGTGTAAAATGTGCCGCGCCGGACAAACCGGTTGTTTGCTTTACCGGCGACGGGGCTTTCTGGTATCATCTTTCCGAACTTGAAACCGCCAAACGGTGGGGCATAAAAACCGTTACCGTCATAAACAACAACAGCGCGTTGGGTCAAAGCATCATCGGCGTAGACCAGGCCTACGGCGACAGTCCGGGCAGGCGTGAAGAGGTCTATGGTTTTGAAGCGGTCAACTTCGCGAAGATCGCGGAAGACATCGGCTGCCTGGGGATACGGGTCGAATCACCGGATGAGATATCATCCGCCCTGAAAGAAGCACTGGCGTCCGACAAGCCGGCTGTTGTCGATGTCGTGACGGACATGAACGCTAAACCCCCGATTCCCTGGTCTCCGCCGCCGAAATGAAGCTCCCCGCAGCCCCGATAAACCGGGATCTTCGACAAGCAGCGGGGTATCAAAGCGGAATGGCGCCGTAGCTTTAACCCGCCTACGCTCAGTTGAGCTTCGGCGCGGTTCACCTCGCCTTTCATCCCTGCCGCAAGCGGCAGAGTATTCAGGCGAAGGCGAATAAATCAGCGTGTTGATGGGGACGTCTCTTTTTTTGAAAGAATTATCCGAATCGGGGAAGAAAGCGGGTGAGAAAGGCGCCGGAGAGTATAAAGCAGCCGACAATGATGATGCCGGCGGCAAAAGCCGCTGCGTCACCGGTTATGCCGATCAGCACGGGGAACAGGCCGCCGCCGATGATGAAGCCAAAGGGTACGGTAAATGAGACGGCCACGTTTTGAATCGCCGCCGGGACGGACCGGGACAAAGCGGCAAAGCCGGCCGGAAAGAAGCAGGACGCCAAAAGCGGCTGCAGTATCACGAAAAAGACAAGCCAGCGGTTTTCCGTTAATCCCAAAGAGATGGTCGCCAGTCCGGTGAGCAGAAAAACCCCGAAGAGCGTCCGTTGGGTGCCGAACCCGTCCGTACTCCAGCCGGCCGCAAAGACGATGCCGGGGCATCCGATTCTGGAAATGGCGATCAGCATATTGGCCCAGTTTCGTTCAAGGTCCTTTTCAACTACAAGATAAAGCGGCAGCATGGTGTAGATGCCGATTGTCCCCCCGATGCCGAGGCCGAACATGAACAGCATGATCCAAAAACCGCGGTTTTTCAGCAAAACCCGGAAGGTTTCCAGTTTGGGCGCTTTTCCAGGAACGTCGCCGCCCTTGCCGTAACGGGCATAGGCTGCCCCCAATAACAGGTATACGACACCCAGCGTGACCAAAACCCCCCGCCAGGAAAACCAGTTCAGCAGCCCCTCTGCGATCAACGGAGCGGTCAGAAAACTTACGGTGGGACCCAATTCATGAATGGCGAGGGCTTTGCCCCAATGGCCGCTGTCGATCTGGGCGGTCAGGGTGGCGATTCCCGATGCCAGGTATAAACCGGCAAAGAGGCCCAGAAAGACGATAACGGCCCAGAAGGTCCACAGGCTGCTGTACCGCGAGGCTGCGATCAGCGTCAGGCCGACGGCAATGATGG encodes:
- a CDS encoding MFS transporter gives rise to the protein MIPTQTAESGQTQMPPFRSQLGTLFFLASIFYLNFVSRIIMAPLMPTVEKELHFSHGEAGSLFLVLSLGYFTGLIFSGFISSRFTHRKTILISIIAVGLTLIAASRYSSLWTFWAVIVFLGLFAGLYLASGIATLTAQIDSGHWGKALAIHELGPTVSFLTAPLIAEGLLNWFSWRGVLVTLGVVYLLLGAAYARYGKGGDVPGKAPKLETFRVLLKNRGFWIMLFMFGLGIGGTIGIYTMLPLYLVVEKDLERNWANMLIAISRIGCPGIVFAAGWSTDGFGTQRTLFGVFLLTGLATISLGLTENRWLVFFVILQPLLASCFFPAGFAALSRSVPAAIQNVAVSFTVPFGFIIGGGLFPVLIGITGDAAAFAAGIIIVGCFILSGAFLTRFLPRFG
- a CDS encoding thiamine pyrophosphate-binding protein → MGIESNGAKFIAETFKGYGVTHVFLVMAILRKTMVELEKVGIKRILTHSEKAAAYMADGYARISGKPGICMAQSVGAANLAAGLQDPYLAHSPVIAITGRKKPAAQYRNAYQELIHGPMYDYVTKYNVNVDVIEQLPLILCQAFREATSGVPRPVHLDLLGFSGEVIEAAPISDELVVESRYARYPVFRPQPEEALVKTAAGLLQKALRPVVVAGGGAVSSGAGPEILQLAERLSIPVATSNDAKGIIPDNHPLCVGVVGSYSCLSANQVVSEADLVFFIGSGTGDQVTHNWTVPGPHIPVIQVDINPSELGRSYRKTFGLYGDAKATVARLLPFIEKPKGDTEWNSRVRQIVKDWKDMIEPLRNSDDAPIRPERLCKEITEILPANAVLVADTGYSAVWSSTMIALRYPDQRYIRAAGSLGWAFPASLGVKCAAPDKPVVCFTGDGAFWYHLSELETAKRWGIKTVTVINNNSALGQSIIGVDQAYGDSPGRREEVYGFEAVNFAKIAEDIGCLGIRVESPDEISSALKEALASDKPAVVDVVTDMNAKPPIPWSPPPK